The following nucleotide sequence is from Strigops habroptila isolate Jane chromosome Z, bStrHab1.2.pri, whole genome shotgun sequence.
aaaagaaccgtgaccagcaggtcgaaggaggtgatcctgcccctctactctgctcttttGAGACCTCACTtagagtactgtgtgcagttctggtgtcctcaacgtaaaaaggacatggagctgttggggcgagtccagaggagggccacgaggatgataagagggctggagcacctcccgtatgaaggcaggctgagagagtaggggctgttcagcctgaagaacagaagctgcttggagacctcatagcagccttccagtatctgaagggggtctataaggatgctgaggaaggactcttccttagggactgtagtggtaggacaaggggtaatggcttcaaacttaaacgggaagtttagactagatataaggaagaagttctttacagtgagggtggtgaagcactggaatgggttgcccagggaggttgtggatgctccatccctggcagtgttcaaggccaggttggacagagccttggaccatgtggtttagggcaaggtgtccctgcccatggcaggggggttggaactagatgatcttaaggtcctttccaacccttacgattctatgattctatgattctatgttcaaATCCGAGTTGTAATTTGCTTCTTTCAACCAGACTTTTCCATTTTGcaagtttaaaaacatataaaacataCTGTATATGGCACTTTAGGTGGTACATTGGCATAATTTATAAAGCTGGATCACCTTCCCCCAttgaaaaatgcatatatattaaaaattagttGGTTTTGAACTTAACTGCATCACAGGACTTTCATATGTCAGAGATCTGTCCATGCCCATCACCGCTGAAGTGGCTTTCATAGAAGCAGCATGTAACAGTAGGCATTACTTTGCTGGGTTCCTTACATTAGTTTGCATATCCTGATGGATCCTTCTCAGAGCCTCAGGGCTGGATACACGAGTTCCATGAACCTGCAGTGGAAGGTGTTCAGGTGAGCCATGCCATCGCTGATGGAGAATGAAAGGATTCCTGCTTCATAATCCAGAAAAACGCCAATGTGATTGGGATCATCTTCTATGGGGATGGGAATTCTCTCTCCCTGGTGAAATGCCCAGTATTTGAACTCAAACTTGTTAAAGCACCAGGATGCTCTGTCCAGCCCCATTGGCAGGTTTCGGAGTCTCCTTTCCTGCTGGTGGAAGGGTAGGCTGCAACAACCCACCatcctgctccagtgtggagcAGTTCCACTTCCCAGTAATGGCTCCCAGAGAGGAAGGCATCCCTCCTTAGCACTTGCCGTAACTTATTGAATCTCTGGGGACCACAAGCGTAGAACATCCTCCTACAGCTTACTGCGAGTCAGTCATCAGACAGTTTCAGCCTCAGGTGAAGGCTGTCATACTCCCAGGTTGGTGATCCTGCATCTGCAGTCAAAAACCAGACACACTCACTACATTTACCATGATTGTTGAAAGAAGTCCAAGGtataaaaaaacctgcaaacgACCCCACAGCCTGCAGTGTCTTGGAACCTGCAATTTTGCGAGGGAAAACctgacatttttattagaaaGCACTGCACTATTTGTGTGCACCAATGCTTTGAAGTTCATATGCTTTAAAGCAGGccagtaaaagacaaaaatgtatGTCAGCACTGCGTGGTGCACAAATGAGAAGAGGAGTACAGCTGGGTAAGAAATGAGCAGTGAGAGCTGCACAAagccaggagaaaaagaaatctctcaTGAAACTGAACAAGTTTGAAATGACATAGTCACACAGGGCAGGTCAAAAAGCTACAGGACTTTGAAGAGgagatttttctctgaaaacactgTCCTACAACTTCAATATTGAATTGCTACATGTTTCAcaaaggttttcctttcctataCCTCAATAATTTACTGTGATGGTgtgtgctttctgttttcattttctagaaATAACCCCAATGCTCCCTTTGAAAATACGATCTGGCATCCTTAAACAACCTCCTTCACTCTTTCTGTCAAGCCTGACGAAACCAGTGTCGGGTACCTAAAGGACATAGGTTTAATAGGCACATCTGTTTTTTCTCGTAGGTGAAATACACAGGGCAGGACAGAGAGGATCTCGCCCAGATCCCACACCCCACAGAGCAAGGACAGCTCCACCACTAGGTAAAGACCGCAACAGAAAAGTCTCGCTGTGTCCAGTCGGCCGATTAGCTCGTGAGCCTGCCCGTTAGCTCCTCCTGCCggcagagcaggggctgtggCAGACAAGAACCCAGTAGTTGTGGTTAGAGCAGGGCCCTCCAGGACGGAAATGAGTTTAACCCCTTGACTAGGACCCTTTGTGAGAAATCACAACagtggaaaaattaaatcactatgttttaaaagcaatctAAAGAATAAAATCCAACCTCCCACACACAAAATCTCTCCAAAACCACGAAGAGCTGTTTCCTGTATGGAGATATGTTGCTAGCACACACAGCGGAATGCCAAGGCCACTCACAACAATGGAAACTCCCAAGTCTGCTACAGTGCGAGGATGTAAAAACGCACCACAGGCCTTCACATGAAGAATGGAATCCTTTGGCTTCTGTCAGGGCATAAGCACATGACCTTCCCAAAGAGGTCAATGTcattaggaaagagaaaatgaaatttatctgtaggcaaaaagaaaagcactgccCCCTCCAGTAAAATCATGGCTATTGCTCAGGCTGATCAGGATCTCTTTCTATTAAAGAAATGAGACAATTTAAGCTTCCTCCTAAGGCTTCCAAGAGGACTGCCCTTCCCCAGACCTTCATATTACACTGCACAAAGGAAGACCTAATACAGCATTTGTCTTCAAGATTAAGAGACTCATATAACTATCTTCcatatatgtttaaaattattatgaatTTCATACAGACCTGAAATCAATGCCACAGCAGGAACACCTAACAGCTCAAAAATCAGGAACCAAACTGGTTCACCAAAATACCAAcagaaagaagattaaaaagcagtgagaaagaTGCTACTTACATGCAGAAGGATCTACAGACTACAGCAATTTCCCAGGTACTGTGAGGGTAAGAGGTAGAAAGAGACCATACAATACCACCTCCAGCAACTGAACAGGATCAGTGTGCTGCTGTATTTGTCTGGTCTGACGTGAGAAGGCCTCCAGGGCTGCAAGCTTCTCTCGACAGGCATCCAGCTACTGGTCATGTGCTTCCAGGGCTTGCTGAGTCTTTCCATCAATGAAGTTTTGTGCCAGACTCCCTTCTTTCCGAAGAAGTAACTGGAGCTCAGTTACTGACAGCTGCCTTTTGCTCATAATGGCATGTGCCTATAGATGAAGCAGAAGAGCACCCCCCCATACTCAACAGACTATAAGCATTTCAGGCATTTATCTCCCAGGCTTTCAAGGTCATGTTTTGGTTGAATTTTACTGATTTGAAGGATCTCTTGAGAAACAGGTGCTTGCCCTTTAAGGGAGTGCATCCAGGTTTTACCTGCTGATGTCCTGGATGGAAAAGCTTGAGGGCAGGTTCCAAGACTCTTAGTTatgcagaaaatgctgttttcagccaGAATGTGACAGGGTCAGGTACTAACTGCTAAAAGCAGCAGGCCTGGTCCTTCAGTAGCAACAATTTGCCTTCTTTTAAAGCAAGCTATTTACAGGGAGGggctaggaaaagaaaacctccaaaacaaGAGGACATCAAACCACAATGTCCCAAACTTCTACAGAGTTCCCACCAGTTCTTACTGATTTTCTGTAACAGATGTACTTAGAGATCCTGCttaaagcaaaagccatttcATGATCTATAAATGAGGTGGAGCTTAGCATACATTCCTGTTCTTGAGACAGAACCAACAGAGCTGTTGTGTTTACTCAACTCTGAAGTCAGACTATTCACTAATGCAGTTCAGTGCAATGCAGCTTACATCAGAGAAGCTGTAACAACATCTGTAGCTGGGGCTATTTACTATTCATCTGCACAAAAAATTCCAACATTGTTCTTCCAGAGGTGTTTGGCTGATCAGGGAGTGAGAGCCAGGCCTTTGGAGACTCTTTCCGTCTTCTCTCCTTTTGATAGCAATATGTTGTGATGGATAAAGGGAATACACTCTTTTCCTGAGAAGCAGTAGCTCCCTGGGTCTTTGAATAGctacagagaaagcaaaatgtgcCTCCTTGGAAAATGACCATCCAGTGGAGAAGCAAACCACAGTTCACCTTCACATCAGCCTGTTCTATGCTCCTTCTGTTACCAGCTTCTCTATTGTCTCCTTTAGATCCTCCAAGCGCAATGTCATGAGCTCCTGCACAGCAAcgaaacaaaataaagcactttCATGACAACATCTGTAAAAAACAGACATCAGTGTCCATCTGGCTTTCCATACAAAGAAGTATGTCACTGAAACGTTCAGTTTATGAGGATTATTAAGGTCAGTAGTGATGAACACAAGGATTTTCACACTTCACCTGCTCCTGGTGGTTAAACTGATAAGATTTGGAAAGCTGTGCATATTAGTACCACCTTCATAAGGAACAGAGAACCCTATtgtgaaaacagcattttcatcCTTAAATGTGTGGCACTGTGCACTTCAAGACTACATACTCATGGACTGAGCAGCTGAAGGGCAGCTAACCAAGTAGTTTTATTCAGAGAACCAGTGGGAGGCTCTGCCTAGAGTCAAAACCCAGTGGATGTTCAGGATGCTTCCCACTGTACAAGAGACCAGTCAGAAATACCTCACCGTCACCACAGTGATGCTGTAGTCTGAATGCCTGCAACAACAAACACTGTCGGCTTGGCTGGTAAGCACATTACCTGTGATACTTGTCGTGTGCACTGAGATGCACTGAGCAGCACAGTTAATGTTCTGCTGTGTGTAGCCCCACAGCTTCTCCCTCACAGCCCTCTGAAATGGGCTGTCCTCTGTCCAGCAGCTTGAACAGTCCTGGTGCACTTGGGGATGCATTTTTGTCATTAGTACGGTCAAAGACCCAGGCAATGCTGCACCGTGCTCTCCGTGCATTAGTGTTGCAACAGAGCCTCTCGGTGAATACCAGACAAGCCAGCTCCAGAGCTGTAGCTGTTACCAGTGTCCAGATCTGTAGCTGGGAACCAGTCCAGAGCATCTGCTCACACAGGTACCAGCTTACTGCAGCAAAGACTGGCAAGaccacaaagcaaaaccaaatctttcttctttgcttgtAAAACACCTCATGTCAAGCACTCACTCCCTCATGACACTGATCATATGCAAATACTTACGCCAATCCCAAGCATTTCTGGCTAAGCATTACTTTCCTTACACAGGTAAATGAAAGAGCTGCTTCCGAGCAGTGGAGACACTGTGTCTGCAGCACTGTCAAGTCACCCATGTCATTCACCCTGAGGAACCAACTCTTAAAACATGCCCTTAGGGATTGCCTGCATGCCCCAACTCCCTCAAGCAAAAATGCTGTAAAGGCAAGGATCTGTAAGAGATGAGACTCCTAGCTCCAATCAGGCTCACAGGACGCATACCCAGTGCACAGCATGCTGACCCCATGTCCTGCATTCAGGAGCACAGGGGGTGTCCTTCCAGTTGATTTTGCACACTCTTGGATCCAGGCATGAACAGGCTGATGGACCTTGCCCAACGGTTCTCATCTCCTTTAGCATCCACAGCTAGGATTTGCTGAAAGCACCAAGGAAGATTCTCACATACTGCCTGGTTGATGTCACGTCACAAGGGCGACACAGAGTAACTGCTCACAGCAAACAGAATCACTAGTCAAAATATCACCTCTTGGGCTACAACTACTTTTGGTAGCTTGTGCTGAAATCTCTGCAGCACTAAGCCAGCAGATGTCAGCAGATCTTTTACAGACAGTGTCAAAGCGGACCCAGGTTACTAAACCCTGCTCGCTTCCGATTTTGGCACAGAGACAAGTCAGCAGAATCTGCTCCCCTGCGTCAGCAGCCCGCCTAAGCAATCAGCATTAACCCTTTGCAGAGGGATCATGCAGGGAAGCCCTACATTATGCTGAGTCAAGCAAACTTTCAGGAATCTTTTGTATGTGTCCGCATATTTCCAGTAATCTGTTTTTACTGTAGATTAGAAAAATGTCTTACTACTGCTACATCAGTTCAGTTTTCATgttcaagttttattttcctgaaaaacaatATCATTTTGATGGTCCTCATTGTGCTGGCAGTGGATATACTTTGTGTTCTAGTGTTTTCATTGAGTAAATGAAAGCAGGAATTCTTCTGTGGCTTAATTGCTCACTATTTCATCTAAAAATATGGGAAATCATTCTAGGCTATCAGAAATGTATTGATGCATACATTTCTTGCTAATCTTTAGCAAGGTATACTCTCAAACATATACTTTTCAAACTACGCTTTCTGCAACATTGTGGAAAGATAGCATGCATTAAAAAAGTCTCAGAATTAGGACATTATGAAAACTTTATCTTTTCTTGTAGTGTTTTTGAGTTGGTTGTGTACTGGCAAACTCCTTCAACAcacatgttttaaaacactgaaaagcaaagtatCTCTGACAAATAGAGatgaagaaaggcaaaggcaatcCATTCTTTTTGTGCCACAGTCTTTAATACTGATGATAGACCTTGGGCTGCCCAGTCCTCTGAGCTGGAGGACCATGACTGCAGGAACAGTGACTTTCCATTTGTGGACGCTGCACAGAACCAGTTTATATCAGTTGAACGTTCGCAAGTCCATGTGGCCTGATGGGATTCATCCCAGAGCACTGAAGGAACTGGTGGATGTTACAGCAGAACCCTTCTCCATCATCCGCCAGAGGTCTTGGGAGTCTGGGGAGGTCTCTGCTGACTTGAAGCTGGCCAGTGTTATTCCAATTTACAGCAAGGGTGTGAAGAAAGGCATAGAAAACAACAGACCTGTTAGTCTGACCTCAGTACTTGGAAAAATTATGGAAGAGGTTATACTGGCATTTAAAGGACAATGCAATCCCCAGGCACAGTCAGCATGGGCTCACAAAGGGAAAGTCCTTCTTAATTAATTTGATATCCCTCTAGGATAAGGTCAGCCATGTAGGGGATGAAGGGAAGGTGGTGGATGTAGTTGTTCTAGATTTCAGTAAGGCTTTTGATACCGTCCCTCAGAGCATCCTGGACAAGTTGTCCAACTGTGAGATCAGCAGATTCATGGTGCACTGGGTGGTGGACTGGCTGAAGGGCAGGACTCAAAGGGTTGTAGTAAATGGGGCTACATTTGGCTGGCCACTAGTCaccagtggtgttcctcagggctcagtTCTAGGGCCAGGGCTGTCCAGTGTTTGAATCAACAGCCTGGAGTTGAATGCACcattagcaagtttgctgatgatactgAACAGAGATGCTGTTGACTCTCTCAAGGTATAAGAGGCCTTGAGGGGGAATCTAGATAAGTTGGAGCATTTGGGAATGAATGAATGGGATGAAATTTAACAGGTCCAAATTCTGGATTCTGCACCAGAGGACAGAGGAGCACCGGACACAAGTCTAAAttgtgggaatggttcaaacTGCATCAGAGGAGATTCAGGAaacattaggaaacatttctttacagagaggattgtcaaacactggaacaggctccctagagaggtggtggatgccccaaACCTGTCAGTGttgaagaggcatttggacaatggccttaacaacatgctttaacttttggtcagccctgaattggtcagAGAGTTGGACGAGGTGAACCATGTGGCAGAAAGGCAGAGCTGTCTGCACGCTGTAGAGTCACAAGGAGATAACTTGGCAGCAGCACTGTCCTtagctgtgtctgtgctgtgctctcATTGCCACAACTGCCAGGAAACTGGTTCAGCTCAGCAATAACCAGTGACTCTGCCACTGCTAAggagcagcactgtgctgggaTGGGGGAAGGCAAAGGGGAGAAGGGACAGGGGTATGTAGAACTTACTGTGCTGCTGAAGATTTTGTGCTGTGGTCCTAAAACAAgatcaaaatgtttctttccgTTTTGAtatctttccatttctcctttccatatcttcccatttctcctttctatAGAGCCACCTACTTAACAGTCCATGAACTGAGAGCAGAAATTCAAGCAACCAAGCTGTCATACGTCAGCAACAGACccagctgtgtttctgaagcTCTTGCTGAGATTCCCGTTGTCATTAAGAGGGATGCAAAACCCATCAGAAGCAAAGTTATGTGCTCACTTTGGAGAGATTAACTGCCAAAACCCACTTCTGAGGCAATCTCCAGGAAGGCAGGCTTTGGTACACATGGATTCCCAAGAAATATCCTCCTTAATCAGCTTTAGCAAATCCTGTGTGTGCTCCAGGTTTCTGATACCCTGGGAAACATTTACCAAAGCATATCATGAGTTCTTTTCTTAACGGGTTAGGACAGATAATATGTCTTGCTTCAGGCATGGAGTTCttgcaaaaataacttctgcCTGCTGCCCCAGAatgagcactgtgtgcagttctggtgtccccaatgtaagaagaacatggagctgtttgAGAAAGTCAAGAGGAGACCAAGAGGATGACCAGAGGCTAGAGCtcctcccgtatgaagacaggcgATAAACACTGTGGCAGACCACAAAACATGCTCCTTACACAGTACAAACCGTGTAGTTTGTATGCACAGTACATGGCCAGTTTAGATGAATCCTGTTGCCAGAAAGATCAGTTTTCTGTTGCTGGGAACACTGCCTAACCCAGCAGAGCTCACAGGAATTGGATTTGGCTGCTGCCTGTGATTAACCTGGTGCCCAGAATCTCGCACAGGCCAGTGTTGCACCTCAGAAGTTGTTTGCAGCATATACACATTTGCTGGAGCTGCCAGGGAATAGCATTCAGAGGGAAAGGGACAAAATCCTGGTACAGAGGCAGCAGCTAAGCTGATGTCAGCTTTGCTTGCGTTCATCTTGTCACTAGTTCTACAGGGCTCAGTTTTATAGCCGGTCCTCTTTAATGTTTGTATATATTATCTGGATGcaagagtcatagaatcacagaatcaatcaggttggaaaagacctttaagatcatcaagtccaaccattctGCAGCACTACCAAGGCCACCACTAGCCCATGTCTCTAAGGGCCCATCTATGCAGTTTGTGAAggcttccagggacggtgattccaccactgccctgggcagcctgttccaatgcctgaacacccttctggggaagaaattgtccctaatatccagcctaaacctcccctggcacagcttgaggccgtttcctcttcTCCTAGCCAttattacttgggagaagagaccatcCAACCAGTTTTCTATCCATCTTATTCTCCACCCACACGACCTGGATGTAATACTGTAGCAAACAGTGCTGAAAGCCTTGCCACAGTCCGGAAAAAGGGCATCTCCACTCTCCCTTCAGGCACAAATCCAGCTGCTTTATCACAAAAAGCATGGTAGAGGCAGACATGATCTGCGTGATTTACATTTGGTAAATCCACGCCAACAGCTCCCAGCCACCACCTCCTCTTTGATGTGCAAAGTAATATGCCTTGAGAGGAGTTGCTCTATAACATTCCCAAAAATCAAAGTGAGCGTGACCGACCTGTAGTTTCTTTGAGCATCAATCCAGTGTTTTCTGAAGGCTGGTGGAAGGTTTGACATTCTCCAGTTGCTTGGGACCTCTCCCAGCCTGTGAGATTTCTAATTTGATAGAGA
It contains:
- the TRIM14 gene encoding LOW QUALITY PROTEIN: tripartite motif-containing protein 14 (The sequence of the model RefSeq protein was modified relative to this genomic sequence to represent the inferred CDS: inserted 1 base in 1 codon; substituted 3 bases at 3 genomic stop codons), which encodes MAHLSWKGPVVCVGLLQVLVDLVPVAGVCERQHVGMFRTAQEVTAASSCCGGRGVRVQLLRASVCGAHDIALGGSKGDNREAGNRRSIEQADVKAHAIMSKRQLSVTELQLLLRKEGSLAQNFIDGKTQQALEAHDQXLDACREKLAALEAFSRQTRQIQQHTDPVQLLEVVLYGSKTLQAVGSFAGFFIPWTSFNNHGKCSECVWFLTADAGSPTWEYDSLHLRLKLSDDXLAVSCRRMFYACGPQRFNKLRQVLRRDAFLSGSHYWEVELLHTGAGWWVVAAYPSTSRKGDSETCQWGWXRASWCFNKFEFKYWAFHQGERIPIPIEDDPNHIGVFLDYEAGILSFSISDGMAHLNTFHCRFMELVYPALRLXEGSIRICKLM